The Candidatus Micrarchaeota archaeon genome includes the window CTATTTCTTGAATCTGATCTGAAACCTCTTTCGTCATAATCATCACCCCGCAAAACACCGGAAAACGGGCCCGGAGGGATTCGAACCCTCGACCGTCAGCTTAGAAGGCTTGCGGTCTAACAGATTGCCGCTCTATCCAAGCTGAGCTACGGGCCCGTCAGAATCTAGCAAAAGAATTAATACATTTTATCTTTAAAAATCTTACATGCGGTCCAAAGGTATCATGCCCAACAATGTTAATCCTTTACGAAGGACGGATTCCGTCAGTTTGACAATGAGTGTTCGGACATGTTTTGTTTGGGCAGAACTCCCTATAACGGGACAGTTCTCGTAGAACCGGTTAAATTCTTTCACAAGGTCGAGTAGGTAATCTATCAACACGTTCGGTCTTAGTTCTGAAGCGGTTTTCCAACAGTGATATCTGAAGAGTGCAAGATGTTTTAACAGACGTCTTTCGTATTCGTTGAACCTGTATTCATCTTCTATCTTGTAGGATTTCTCATCTCCCTGTTCGTTCAACCGTTTCAGTATGTTAACTGTTCGTACATAAGCGTACGTCAGGTAAGGTCCGCTGTCCCCTTCCATGTTCAATGCCCTGTTCCAATCGAACACAATTACCTTTTCCGGAGATACCCGTAAGAACGAATACCTTATTGCGTTCAAACCCACTGCCTTGCTTATCCTCAGTCTCTCGTCTTCACTGTAGGTTTTTGAGACCTTTTCATAGGCACGTTTTACCGCCTCTTCGTAGAGGTCGTCTGCAGTATAACTCTGCCAACTTCCTTCTCTTCCTGAGAGTTTACCTTCTTTGAGACGGACGATTTCGTACGCCAAATGATGGAACTCTTCAGCGGCCTTTTTATGACCCATGGTTTCCAACACGTATCTTACCACTTCTTGCGGATAAGTCTGCTCAGAACTTATCACGTTGATAACCTTGTCTGCGTGTCCGAACTCCTTTTCTACTCCGTCAACCGATGATCTGAACAACATCTCACCGTTGGGTTGTACGAACATCTCTCTGAACTTCAAACCCTTCTTCAGCAGTCCGTACTTCCATAGGTGAAATATTACATCCTTCCCAGTGTATGTTACGGTACCGTCCGAACGTATGAGTATCTTATCGCCAACTGGTGTGGGTGCAACATAGCAACCTTTGTATTCTCCGGATTCCTCGTACCTAACAGTACCAGAATGTTTAAGTAATTCCATTCCTTCATCGAACAGTTCAGCGAGAATATCGCTCTCATAAACCAGATAATCGTGAAATATGTTGTATTTGAAGGCCGTCTCATATTGGGCAGTAACGCATCTGTCTACTACGTTACAGACATCCTTCCAGATTTCCTGGTCACGGCCCTCCATCTTCCTCAGAACCTCTCTTATCTTCCTTTCGGTTTCTTTATCTTCTTCCATTTTCCTATGGATCTTCACATACTCCTTACCTAACCAATGGTCGAATTTCCCTTCAACACGATTGTTCAAGTAGAGATAGGAATAGATGCTCTCGGCAACCTGCAGACCTAAATCGTCTATGTAATCTACACGTTCAACAATGTATCCCAATCCCTCATACACATTAGCTATTACGTCTCCGAGTAACGCGTTTCTCAGATGTCCCACATGCCAGGGTTTGTTAGGGTTGACGGATGGATATTCGATCAAAACCTTTATGTTCCTGTTTTCTTCCCTTCTGATCTGCGCAACCCGTTCCCATTCATTAAGAATGGTCGTGAAATATTTATCTGTAAATACGATGTTTACGTAAGGTCCGATCACTCTGATATCGAACCTGTCGTCACACAATTCGATAAGTTCTTCGGCGAGATCCTTGGCGGTTGAAAGAGGATTCGTGCTCCTGAACTTGGCGATCTGAAACCCCAACGTCATACTTAGGTCTCCATACTTTTCGTTACCCGGTATCTCCAGATACCTGTAGACGTTACCGGGCAATCCGTTGTCCTGGATCTTGTCGTTTACAAACTCTTCGATTTCTTCACAACCGTAATACATAACTCATCACTTTACATCTCTCTCAATCTCCTTATCCGCTCTTCTATCGGAGGATGCGTTGAAAAAAGTACATAGAACTTCTTTTTTAAAGGTTCTGCAATGAACAGGTGTGCGGTAGCGTCGTTAGCGGTTCTGACATGCGTGTTCATATCTCTAAGTTTTTCTAAGGCTCTTGCCAAACCTTCAGGATATCTGGTAAGTTGGGCGCTGGTTGCATCGGCCAGGAATTCCCTTCTCCGCGACACCGCCAACTTTATGAGGTTGGCAAAGATGGGCGAAAGGATTATGAAAACCAGTCCTATTATGAAAAGAATCGGGTTGACCCGTTTCCGGTCGTGTCCGAAAATAAGCGACCTCAATGCGAGGTGTGCTATCATGTTAACTACACCAATTAACACTGCTACCAAAGTCATAAATTTTATGTCTTGGTTTTTGATGTGTCCGATCTCGTGACCTATGACACCTTCCAGTTCCTCCCGGTCCATAATCTTGAGCAGACCGCTCGTAACAACTACCGCCGAATGTTCCGGGTCTCTTCCGGTCGCAAACGCGTTAGCTGCCGGGTCGTCTATCACGTAAACTTTGGGTTTCGGTATACCTGCGGCTATCGCCAACCCTTCCACCACATTATGCAGATACGGATACTCGCGAGGGTCTGCTTCGCGTGCTCCAGATATCGAAAGTACGATCTTATCGCTGTAGTACCAACTCACCAGGATCTGTATTATCGCTATCATGGAGAATACTATTATGTATGCGGCGTTTTGGTATATTGCAGATACTATATACCCTATCCCGATCAGAATCAGGAATACTGTTAACACCAACAGATACGAGTCCCTTTTATTCCTCTGGATTTCGTCAAAAAAACTGCGGTGCATCAGACCACCTGAAAACTGCTAAATATTAAAAGAATAAAGAAAAAAGGGAATTAAAATTTTACTCGGACGGGTTCCCTAGCTTCCCCTTCAGTTTCGAAGTAGTCCTCCTGTTTAAATCCGAAGATGTTTGCGATGATGTTGTTTGGAAAGACCTGAAGAGCGTTGTTGTACTCGAGCACACTGTCGTTGTAGAATTGTCTGGCATACGCGATCTTGTCTTCTATTCCTTGTAACTGTTCTTGTAAGAGTTTGAAGTTTTCGTTGGCCTTGAGGTTCGGATAGTTCTCCGCTACGGCAAACAACGTCTTAAGAGCTGCAGTCAACTGGTTGTTTGCCTTAGCCTTGTCAGCCACAGTCTTTGCTTTCATAAGGGCGGCCCTTGCCTCGGTCACCTCTTTGAATACTGCACGTTCGTGTTTCGCATATCCCTTAACAGTTTCAACAAGGTTCGGTACCAAATCGTATCTCTTCCGTAGTTGTACATCGATCTGAGACCATGCGTTTTTAACCCTGTTCCTAAGCACGATCAATCTGTTGTAAATCAGTATCACTGCCAATATTACTAGACCTATCACTCCCAAAATAATCAGAGCAACTAATGTCAATGCGCCCAATCTTGTTCACCTCCTTCTTATTTTGTTTTGTTTGTTGATATATTCTTTATAAATTTTTGTATGAGAAGGATCTTTTTTAGTGGTTTGATTCTGCTTTCCGTAATCGGTTCATTATCGCCAGTCCCAGCCCTTTCTCTTCAACTGGTTCCGCGAGAATGACATCCGTACCCATCTTATCGAATTCCCTGAACCATCCGAACATGTTTAATGCGTAATCGTAGATGTCCTTAGCAACAAACGTTGTGCCATCGAATGCCTGTGCATGTTCCAACCCATCTTTTAACAGTATAATACCGATCTTCAAATCTCTGTGCTGTTCGATAAACTTATGCATCTCTTTACGGAATAACACGTGTAACGGCGCCTTGGGGGAATAATGACGGTATTTCATGCCCGGTGATCTCGGTGTTCCGTTACTTTCGCCCGCAACCCGGACCCTGCCGAGAATCGTCTCCAGGTCTTCGGGTGTAATCGCGCCCGGACGTAACACGGTCGGTGGGTCATGCGTAACATCTAAAACCGTAGATTCTAACCCGATGCGCACCTGTCCGCCGTCTATTATTATGTCTACCTTTCCGTACAGGTCATCTATTACATGTTCTGCAGATGTGGGACTGGGCCGGCCGGAAAGATTGGCTGAAGGTGCTGCTATCGGAACACCAGATTCTCTTATTAGTGCCAGAGCTATCTGATGGTCCGGCATCCGTACTCCAACGGTATCTAAACCAGCAGTGACAACGTCAGGTATCCTCTCCGAACGGGGTAGGACTAGGGTGATAGGACCAGGCCAAAGGTTCAACAGAGGTTTGGCTGTTGGCGGTAGTTCGGCGATGACCGTGTTGAGCATATCGAGACTTGATATGTGAACGATCAACGGATTGTCAGGAGGTCTGCCTTTGGCAACAAAAATCTTACGAACCGCTTTCTCAGAGTATGCGTTTGCACCCAAACCGTAAACTGTCTCGGTAGGAAACGCTACCAATCCGCCGTTACGAATCGTTCGTGCCGCAACCTTTATTTTGTTGGTGTCTATCGCATATGGATTAATGTGCAAAATCTTTGTCTTCATACGTCATACTTTTGAAAAGTTCTTTTATAAAATTTGCAACCCAAACCGCAAACCTTGAATGGTATTAGTGAAGCGTCCTCGCGAAAGATAATAAATGCATTATCCTGAATTAAGTTTCTCTTGATCATTGATAAACTTAGGTTTTCTACCTGGTTTTTAAAAAATCATACCGTCAGTTTCTTTGAGATGTTTCTCATTTTTCAACGATAGGAAGTAATTTCGGAATAATCCATAAAGTCAGATGGTCAAGAGGTATGAATATTAATTAATTATTCTGGGATAGGTATATTTGTGAGATAAATAAGTGCGGTATGATCACTGGAGGGATAAGTATATGTATGGTAAGAGATAGGTGTTTTGATAATGTGGTTAGGTATGTTCCGGGTACTCTGTCCTCCTCTCTCCATCCTCACAAACAAAATTCGGGTTTTTTAAGAAGAGTTTGGGTATTTATTCATAAATACAGATGAAAGATAATGGACGAAAAGTTTTAATAATCCATAAATAAAAATCAATACCGTTGTTCTGACAGTACTCTGAAAGCCCCAGTAGCTCAACGGTAGAGCGCTCGCCTCGTAGCACTTTCTTTACTGCCTTCGGCAGCAAAGAACCTGCACTAAGAAATTGCGGGAGAGCGAGAGGTTGAGGGTTCAAATCCCTCCTGGGGCTTTTGAGTTTTTGGGTGAACTTATGGTAAAAATAGGGAAACTGAAAAAAGTTAATATTAAAGAAGTTTGGCCTAAAGAAGATGAGGATTTTACACTATGGTTATCTCAAGAAGGTATTTATTTACTAAAAGAAGAATTAGGTTTAGGGGATATAGAAGTATTGGAAACCGAAGCAAATGTTGGAGATTTCAAAGTTGATCTACTTGCTGTTGAAGAAACTCCTGGAGGATCTAGGAAAATAATAATTGAAAATCAGTATGGATTCACAGATCATAAACATTTAGGACAACTTCTTACATATGCGGCTGGGCAAGATGCAAACATTATAATTTGGATTACTGAGAAAGTTAGAGATGAACACAGGAGTGTTGTTGATTGGTTGAACAGGATTGCCGAAAGTAGTGATGTTGATGTAAATTTTTTCCTGGTCAAAGTTGAAGTGTGGAAAATTGGGAACTCCGAAGTTGCTCCTAAGTTTACTGTTGTAGCCTCTCCTAACAATTGGAGCAAATTAATAAAGAAATCTAAAGTGAGACAATTAGGAGAGACATCTTTGAAAAGTTACGAGTTTTTGAAAAATTTAGTGAAATTTTTATCTAAAAAAGCGTATTTTGGTAAAATAAACGATCCTTCTCCAAGAACACCATCATATCATTATTTTTCTATTGGTGTCTCAGATGCATGGGCAAGAATTGTTGTTAATAATAACAAGAAATGTTTAAAATTAGGAATTTACATACGGGGAAGGAAGAAATTTGAGAATGTATATCATGAAAGGGATAAAATCCATCAAGTACTGGGAAAAGATGTGGAATGGGAAGAGTATGAAAAAGGAGGTGCAGTCAACTATCTCTTAAAAGGATTTGACATAAAGAAGGAAGACATGTGGCCCTCTTATTTTGAGTGGGTCGAAAAGAAATTGGAAAACATTTATAGGGCGAAAAAGTTAATAAACAAGTTAGTAAAATGAGAAGATTCTGTAGACAGATGTGAAGTATAGGAAAGTGGGAAGACAAAACCAGTTTTGGTAGCGATAAGTATAGGAGGGAGTTTGGTAGAGGTGGTAATAATGAATAAATCCAACTTAGCGGTTCAAACAATAAGGGCAATGGTAAATAGGATAAAAAAAGAAGAAGGGATGACGGTTTCGCAGGCTTTTGTGAGATTAGTTTATGATTTGTTATTTGGAGACGAATCAAAATATGAAGAAAGCATAACCGAGGGACCAGGCGATTACGGAGTTGATATAATATATTTCCTGGAAAGAGATGGTAAGTTTGATGTGTATCTGGTTCAATGTAAGTATTCTGAAAAAGTGATAAAGGCATCTGATGTT containing:
- a CDS encoding threonylcarbamoyl-AMP synthase — encoded protein: MKTKILHINPYAIDTNKIKVAARTIRNGGLVAFPTETVYGLGANAYSEKAVRKIFVAKGRPPDNPLIVHISSLDMLNTVIAELPPTAKPLLNLWPGPITLVLPRSERIPDVVTAGLDTVGVRMPDHQIALALIRESGVPIAAPSANLSGRPSPTSAEHVIDDLYGKVDIIIDGGQVRIGLESTVLDVTHDPPTVLRPGAITPEDLETILGRVRVAGESNGTPRSPGMKYRHYSPKAPLHVLFRKEMHKFIEQHRDLKIGIILLKDGLEHAQAFDGTTFVAKDIYDYALNMFGWFREFDKMGTDVILAEPVEEKGLGLAIMNRLRKAESNH
- a CDS encoding LemA family protein, which codes for MTLVALIILGVIGLVILAVILIYNRLIVLRNRVKNAWSQIDVQLRKRYDLVPNLVETVKGYAKHERAVFKEVTEARAALMKAKTVADKAKANNQLTAALKTLFAVAENYPNLKANENFKLLQEQLQGIEDKIAYARQFYNDSVLEYNNALQVFPNNIIANIFGFKQEDYFETEGEAREPVRVKF
- a CDS encoding arginine--tRNA ligase, translated to MYYGCEEIEEFVNDKIQDNGLPGNVYRYLEIPGNEKYGDLSMTLGFQIAKFRSTNPLSTAKDLAEELIELCDDRFDIRVIGPYVNIVFTDKYFTTILNEWERVAQIRREENRNIKVLIEYPSVNPNKPWHVGHLRNALLGDVIANVYEGLGYIVERVDYIDDLGLQVAESIYSYLYLNNRVEGKFDHWLGKEYVKIHRKMEEDKETERKIREVLRKMEGRDQEIWKDVCNVVDRCVTAQYETAFKYNIFHDYLVYESDILAELFDEGMELLKHSGTVRYEESGEYKGCYVAPTPVGDKILIRSDGTVTYTGKDVIFHLWKYGLLKKGLKFREMFVQPNGEMLFRSSVDGVEKEFGHADKVINVISSEQTYPQEVVRYVLETMGHKKAAEEFHHLAYEIVRLKEGKLSGREGSWQSYTADDLYEEAVKRAYEKVSKTYSEDERLRISKAVGLNAIRYSFLRVSPEKVIVFDWNRALNMEGDSGPYLTYAYVRTVNILKRLNEQGDEKSYKIEDEYRFNEYERRLLKHLALFRYHCWKTASELRPNVLIDYLLDLVKEFNRFYENCPVIGSSAQTKHVRTLIVKLTESVLRKGLTLLGMIPLDRM
- a CDS encoding M48 family metallopeptidase; translation: MHRSFFDEIQRNKRDSYLLVLTVFLILIGIGYIVSAIYQNAAYIIVFSMIAIIQILVSWYYSDKIVLSISGAREADPREYPYLHNVVEGLAIAAGIPKPKVYVIDDPAANAFATGRDPEHSAVVVTSGLLKIMDREELEGVIGHEIGHIKNQDIKFMTLVAVLIGVVNMIAHLALRSLIFGHDRKRVNPILFIIGLVFIILSPIFANLIKLAVSRRREFLADATSAQLTRYPEGLARALEKLRDMNTHVRTANDATAHLFIAEPLKKKFYVLFSTHPPIEERIRRLREM
- a CDS encoding DUF4268 domain-containing protein; this encodes MVKIGKLKKVNIKEVWPKEDEDFTLWLSQEGIYLLKEELGLGDIEVLETEANVGDFKVDLLAVEETPGGSRKIIIENQYGFTDHKHLGQLLTYAAGQDANIIIWITEKVRDEHRSVVDWLNRIAESSDVDVNFFLVKVEVWKIGNSEVAPKFTVVASPNNWSKLIKKSKVRQLGETSLKSYEFLKNLVKFLSKKAYFGKINDPSPRTPSYHYFSIGVSDAWARIVVNNNKKCLKLGIYIRGRKKFENVYHERDKIHQVLGKDVEWEEYEKGGAVNYLLKGFDIKKEDMWPSYFEWVEKKLENIYRAKKLINKLVK